A portion of the Pseudorasbora parva isolate DD20220531a chromosome 1, ASM2467924v1, whole genome shotgun sequence genome contains these proteins:
- the ist1 gene encoding IST1 homolog isoform X1, with protein MLGGGFKSERLRVNLRLVINRLKLLEKKKTELAQKARKEIADYLSSGKDERARIRVEHIIREDYLVEAMEILELYCDLLLTRFGLIQSMKELDPGLQEAVSTLIWAAPRLQSEVAELKIVSDQLCAKYSKEYGKLCRTNQIGTVNDRLMHKLSVEAPPKILVERYLIEIAKNYNVPYEPDAMVRPEVCPGEEADLIDVNSDFRKPGAGGGGGGGGGGGGGFTAPAVGMPMPMPMPMPMPTAFNYPPAKGAEPFNGPVGTYDGFSNFQPPARGGLPPQLPSCPPTYESVSSSAHPSRQTETTFHLAGKRRLLQFTSCLSHIRSVVRPKGPFAPAGPKTVWCKIYARLRPVFRLILHLLHHLKL; from the exons ATGCTTGGTGGAGGGTTCAAATCCGAGAGACTCCGTGTCAATCTCAGGCTGGTCATAAACCGCCTCAAACTTCTTGAGAAGAAGAAAA CCGAATTAGCCCAGAAGGCTCGGAAGGAAATTGCAGACTACTTGTCATCGGGCAAAGATGAGCGCGCAAGAATCCGAGTCGAGCACATCATCAGGGAAGATTATTTGGTGGAGGCCATGGAGATCCTGGAGTTATACTGTGATTTGCTGCTCACCCGATTCGGCTTAATACAGTCCATGAA GGAACTGGACCCTGGTCTACAGGAAGCGGTGTCCACTCTCATCTGGGCTGCTCCTCGACTGCAGTCAGAAGTGGCGGAGCTCAAGATT GTTTCAGATCAGCTGTGTGCCAAATACAGCAAAGAGTATGGAAAGCTATGTAGGACAAACCAGATTGGAACAGTTAATGATAGG CTCATGCACAAATTGAGCGTGGAAGCCCCTCCCAAGATTTTGGTGGAGCGTTACCTCATTGAGATCGCCAAGAACTACAACGTCCCCTATGAACCTGATGCCATGGTTCGG CCAGAAGTGTGTCCGGGGGAAGAGGCCGATCTGATAGATGTGAACAGTGACTTCAGGAAGCCTGGAGCGGGCGGAGgaggaggtggtggaggaggcGGTGGAGGAGGCTTCACCGCTCCCGCTGTCGGCATGCCTATGCCCATGCCAATGCCCATGCCAATGCCCACGGCTTTCAACTACCCACCGGCCAAAGGAGCT GAGCCCTTTAACGGTCCCGTTGGCACCTATGATGGCTTTAGCAACTTCCAGCCCCCAGCGAGAGGAGGGCTTCCCCCACAGCTCCCCAGCTGCCCCCCCACCTACGAGTCTGTAAGTTCAAGTGCTCACCCTTCCAGACAGACGGAGACGACCTTTCACCTCGCAGGGAAGAGACGTTTATTACAGTTCACATCCTGTCTAAGTCACATCCGCTCTGTTGTCCGTCCTAAGGGGCCGTTTGCACCAGCTGGACCTAAAACGGTTTGGTGTAAGATCTACGCTAGGCTACGTCCAGTTTTCCGGTTAATATTACACCTGTTGCACCATTTAAAACTCTGA
- the ist1 gene encoding IST1 homolog isoform X3: MLGGGFKSERLRVNLRLVINRLKLLEKKKTELAQKARKEIADYLSSGKDERARIRVEHIIREDYLVEAMEILELYCDLLLTRFGLIQSMKELDPGLQEAVSTLIWAAPRLQSEVAELKIVSDQLCAKYSKEYGKLCRTNQIGTVNDRLMHKLSVEAPPKILVERYLIEIAKNYNVPYEPDAMVRPEVCPGEEADLIDVNSDFRKPGAGGGGGGGGGGGGGFTAPAVGMPMPMPMPMPMPTAFNYPPAKGAEPFNGPVGTYDGFSNFQPPARGGLPPQLPSCPPTYESNKETHTGFGDR; the protein is encoded by the exons ATGCTTGGTGGAGGGTTCAAATCCGAGAGACTCCGTGTCAATCTCAGGCTGGTCATAAACCGCCTCAAACTTCTTGAGAAGAAGAAAA CCGAATTAGCCCAGAAGGCTCGGAAGGAAATTGCAGACTACTTGTCATCGGGCAAAGATGAGCGCGCAAGAATCCGAGTCGAGCACATCATCAGGGAAGATTATTTGGTGGAGGCCATGGAGATCCTGGAGTTATACTGTGATTTGCTGCTCACCCGATTCGGCTTAATACAGTCCATGAA GGAACTGGACCCTGGTCTACAGGAAGCGGTGTCCACTCTCATCTGGGCTGCTCCTCGACTGCAGTCAGAAGTGGCGGAGCTCAAGATT GTTTCAGATCAGCTGTGTGCCAAATACAGCAAAGAGTATGGAAAGCTATGTAGGACAAACCAGATTGGAACAGTTAATGATAGG CTCATGCACAAATTGAGCGTGGAAGCCCCTCCCAAGATTTTGGTGGAGCGTTACCTCATTGAGATCGCCAAGAACTACAACGTCCCCTATGAACCTGATGCCATGGTTCGG CCAGAAGTGTGTCCGGGGGAAGAGGCCGATCTGATAGATGTGAACAGTGACTTCAGGAAGCCTGGAGCGGGCGGAGgaggaggtggtggaggaggcGGTGGAGGAGGCTTCACCGCTCCCGCTGTCGGCATGCCTATGCCCATGCCAATGCCCATGCCAATGCCCACGGCTTTCAACTACCCACCGGCCAAAGGAGCT GAGCCCTTTAACGGTCCCGTTGGCACCTATGATGGCTTTAGCAACTTCCAGCCCCCAGCGAGAGGAGGGCTTCCCCCACAGCTCCCCAGCTGCCCCCCCACCTACGAGTCT aacaaagaaactcatacaggatttgggg ATCGATGA